The following are encoded together in the Vigna angularis cultivar LongXiaoDou No.4 chromosome 9, ASM1680809v1, whole genome shotgun sequence genome:
- the LOC108346333 gene encoding NAC domain-containing protein 82 — MEIVGMGFRPTDEELVDFYLKHKLLDDHPLVHVLTDIDLSDVDPREIPEMLAKSVIPFKDSKWFFFSPVNLKYSNSKRFKRTTKSGFWKPTGKPRDVRTGDTNTVIGTKKTLVFQSGHVSKGVTVNSKWVIHEYQALNFLQNQDAFVLCCLIKKHGKTTEEGTAALICDEEESSSSVVSDYENQAIAEGVPSGGTFTGMETICQATHQTEKRISPIEQLLIEFEKDDDAYFRNEKNISQILSETMKLLSETMQIPCETMQIPCETGQIPCETRQIPCETGQIPCETRQIPCETRQSPCETRQIPCETMQTHGETLQTPCETTQNSFEIMQTPLETMQTPLDPKQIPFETTQILLESWNSLLADENLVTQSKSLKRAYCESSYIDAEIVPKLDDSIEDSSTMCTEYLNSDEYHSSKRFKTSYDVVDGDTHLLFSNQEASQKQESIFQDDFWGVETSSCDSTVYNPVENNWNEISSFPCT; from the exons ATGGAGATTGTAGGAATGGGTTTTCGTCCCACAGATGAAGAACTTGTCGACTTTTACCTCAAACACAAGTTGCTCGATGATCATCCCCTTGTCCATGTCTTGACTGACATAGATCTTTCCGATGTGGATCCTAGGGAAATACCAG aGATGTTAGCAAAATCAGTAATACCATTCAAAGACTCAAAATGGTTTTTCTTCAGTCCTGTTAATTTGAAGTACTCAAATAGTAAAAGGTTTAAAAGGACAACGAAGAGTGGGTTCTGGAAACCAACGGGAAAACCCCGTGATGTTAGAACAGGGGACACCAACACTGTCATTGGGACCAAGAAGACTCTTGTTTTCCAGAGTGGTCATGTTTCCAAAGGTGTCACTGTCAATTCCAAATGGGTTATTCACGAATATCAggctcttaactttctccagAACCAG GATGCTTTTGTGCTATGCTGCTTGATAAAGAAACATGGGAAAACGACCGAAGAAGGAACTGCTGCACTGATCTGTGATGAAGAGGAATCCAGTAGCAGCGTGGTTTCTGACTATGAAAATCAGGCAATAGCAGAAGGAGTTCCATCT GGAGGTACTTTTACCGGAATGGAAACAATCTGTCAGGCAACACATCAAACGGAAAAACGCATCTCCCCAATCGAACAGTTACTAATTGAATTTGAGAAGGATGACGATGCCtattttagaaatgaaaaaaacattAGTCAGATTCTTTCTGAAACTATGAAGCTTCTTTCTGAAACTATGCAGATCCCTTGTGAAACTATGCAGATCCCTTGTGAAACTGGACAGATCCCTTGTGAAACTCGACAGATCCCTTGTGAAACTGGGCAGATCCCTTGTGAAACTCGACAGATTCCTTGTGAAACTAGACAGAGCCCTTGTGAAACTAGGCAGATCCCTTGTGAAACTATGCAGACTCATGGTGAAACTTTGCAGACTCCTTGTGAAACTACACAAAACTCTTTTGAAATTATGCAGACTCCTCTTGAAACTATGCAGACCCCATTAGATCCTAAGCAAATTCCTTTTGAAACTACACAAATTCTACTTGAATCCTGGAATTCATTATTAGCTGATGAAAATTTAGTCACTCAATCAAAGTCATTGAAAAGAGCATATTGCGAAAGCTCTTATATAGATGCAGAAATCGTCCCTAAACTG GACGATAGTATTGAAGATAGTTCAACTATGTGTACTGAATATCTTAATTCAGATGAATACCATTCATCAAAAAGGTTTAAAACATCATATGATGTTGTAGATGGTGACACACATCTTCTATTTTCCAACCAAGAAGCAAGTCAGAAACAAGAAAGTATATTTCAAGACGATTTTTGGGGAGTGGAGACATCCTCATGTGACTCTACAGTATATAATCCTGTTGAGAACAATTGGAATGAAATATCTAGTTTTCCTTGCACTTAA